The proteins below are encoded in one region of Kazachstania africana CBS 2517 chromosome 6, complete genome:
- the KAFR0F03690 gene encoding uncharacterized protein (similar to Saccharomyces cerevisiae YGR017W; ancestral locus Anc_4.154), whose translation MTRRQMAPWVPKFIESVTNNKNETNPFNTFQFATISRALEPKVRTVVFRDFLFGDKMNNVLTFNADLRSDKINDIQKNFECCFYFNSTWEQYRFNGRWFVISLNDDFNSCNPEIVDKYGIFIGNDDDDDDDDTRDEHFEKRPESIDWEHEVLRQWNCLSRSAKALYRKPAPGSLLTDETSKILDKIQRGVDGTKEDAGLENFGIICLCIDKVDYLNLKDGRGGERKIFKRVFEVQKEHHYEENTDDDTSKNIHGEEQEAAEIEVWEECDICP comes from the coding sequence ATGACACGACGTCAAATGGCCCCATGGGTCCCGAAGTTCATTGAATCCGttacaaataataagaaTGAAACAAATCCATTCAATACATTTCAATTTGCTACCATTTCTCGAGCTCTCGAGCCTAAAGTTAGAACTGTTGTTTTTAGGGACTTTTTATTCGGTGATAAAATGAATAATGTTCTTACTTTCAATGCAGATTTAAGAAGtgataaaattaatgatatacagaagaattttgaatgttgtttttattttaattcCACTTGGGAACAATATAGATTCAATGGTCGTTGGTTTGTTATCTCtttaaatgatgatttcaattcttgtaaCCCCGAGATTGTCGATAAGTATGGTATATTTATAggtaatgatgatgatgatgatgatgatgataccAGAGATGAACATTTTGAGAAACGGCCTGAGTCAATTGATTGGGAGCATGAAGTCTTGAGACAGTGGAACTGTCTCTCGAGGTCAGCAAAGGCGTTGTATAGAAAGCCGGCACCTGGAAGTCTTCTAACAGATGAAACAAGTAAGATACTAGACAAGATTCAAAGGGGTGTCGATGGTACTAAAGAAGATGCTggtcttgaaaatttcgGTATAATTTGTTTATGCATTGATAAGGTCGACTATCTCAACTTGAAGGATGGTAGAGGTGGCGAAAGAAAGATTTTCAAGAGAGTTTTTGAAGTGCAAAAAGAGCATCActatgaagaaaataccGATGATGATACctcaaaaaatattcatggggaagaacaagaagctGCAGAGATTGAGGTCTGGGAAGAATGTGATATCTGTCCATGA
- the UGA1 gene encoding 4-aminobutyrate transaminase (similar to Saccharomyces cerevisiae UGA1 (YGR019W); ancestral locus Anc_4.155), producing MKDATTSTFNKYYPNEPAEPRVVTDTIPGPKTQSHLESLSRVFDTRPSYFVADYDHSLGNYIADADGNTYLDLYAQISSIALGYNNPKLIEVIGSKEMKNALVNRPAMGNFPPMELAHHSNVLLKFAPKGQTRVWNALSGADAIELAMKAAFMYFMRIKRGESNYFTPDELSSVMDNKPPGSPDLAVLSFKRAFHGRLFASGSATCSKPIHKLDLPAFRWPHAEFPFYEYPLDDPENKTKNQKEDDRCLKIVEELINSWDIPIAAILIEPIQSEGGDNHASPYFLQGLRDITLKNGIVYIIDEVQTGVGATGKFWCHEYANIDPPVDLVTFSKKFQSAGYFFHDERFIPNKPYRQFNTWCGDPARMLIAGTIGEEIMKHNLLLQVNETGDYMFKELEMLQSKYPKFFGRLRGKNRGTFIAWDLPTSELRDELLAKLRINGCNVGGCSDKSVRLRPSLTFEIKHVKIFIRILDKCVGELYN from the coding sequence ATGAAGGACGCTACTACTTCTACTTTTAACAAGTACTATCCGAACGAACCTGCTGAGCCTAGAGTTGTGACTGACACAATTCCTGGGCCCAAGACTCAATCACATTTAGAATCGCTATCAAGGGTTTTTGATACAAGACCATCATATTTTGTTGCTGATTATGATCATTCCTTGGGTAACTACATAGCTGATGCTGACGGTAATACATATTTGGATTTGTATGctcaaatttcttcaattgctCTTGGATATAACAATCCGAAATTGATTGAGGTCATTGGCTccaaagaaatgaaaaatgcTCTGGTTAATAGACCTGCAATGGGAAATTTCCCTCCAATGGAGTTGGCTCATCATTCTAATGTGCTTCTTAAATTTGCACCAAAGGGCCAGACCCGCGTTTGGAACGCATTAAGTGGGGCAGATGCCATTGAATTGGCAATGAAAGCAGCTTTTATGTATTTTATGAGAATTAAGCGTGGAGAATCGAATTATTTTACTCCAGACGAATTATCTAGTGTCATGGACAATAAGCCTCCAGGATCACCAGATCTTGCCGTGTTGAGTTTTAAGAGAGCATTCCATGGTAGATTATTTGCAAGTGGTTCGGCTACATGTTCAAAACCAATCCATAAATTAGACCTTCCTGCCTTCAGATGGCCACATGCAGAGTTTCCATTCTATGAGTATCCTTTAGATGATCCAGAGAACAAAACAAAGAaccaaaaagaagatgatagatgtttgaaaattgttgaagaattaattAATTCTTGGGATATCCCCATTGCAGCAATTCTAATCGAACCTATTCAGTCCGAAGGTGGAGATAATCATGCCTCACCATACTTTTTACAAGGTTTGAGAGATAtcactttgaaaaatggaataGTGTATATCATTGACGAGGTTCAAACAGGTGTCGGTGCTACAGGTAAGTTTTGGTGTCATGAATATGCAAATATCGATCCACCTGTCGATCTAGTCACATTTTCCAAGAAGTTTCAAAGTGCAGGCTATTTTTTCCATGATGAGAGATTCATTCCAAACAAACCATACAGACAATTTAACACTTGGTGTGGAGATCCCGCAAGGATGTTAATTGCCGGTACGATTGGGGAAGAGATTATGAAACATAATTTACTATTGCAAGTTAATGAGACTGGCGATTATATGTTCAAAGAACTTGAAATGTTGCAAAGTAAGTACCCAAAATTTTTCGGTAGATTAAGAGGTAAAAATAGAGGTACGTTCATTGCATGGGATTTACCAACATCGGAACTCAGAGATGAATTACTTGCTAAATTGAGAATTAATGGATGTAATGTTGGGGGCTGTTCAGATAAATCAGTGAGATTAAGACCATCTCTAACATTCGAAATCAAACatgtaaaaatatttattagaaTCTTAGATAAATGTGTAGGTGAATTATATAactaa
- the VMA7 gene encoding H(+)-transporting V1 sector ATPase subunit F (similar to Saccharomyces cerevisiae VMA7 (YGR020C); ancestral locus Anc_4.157) produces MADKRTLIAVIGDEDTTTGLLLAGIGQVSPSTNDKNFLVYQENKTSVEELEEKFDDFTIRRNDIAILLINQHIADMIRLKIDNFENPFPAILEIPSKDHPYDPSKDSVLKKVRKLFGEA; encoded by the coding sequence ATGGCTGATAAGAGAACACTGATAGCTGTCATTGGCGATGAAGATACCACAACTGGTTTGTTACTAGCTGGAATAGGGCAAGTGAGTCCCTCTACAAATGACAAGAACTTTCTAGTATATCAAGAGAATAAGACTTCTGTTGAAGAgcttgaagaaaaattcgatGATTTCACCATTAGAAGAAATGACATTGCCATTTTATTGATTAATCAACATATTGCTGATATGATAAGGCTTAAAATTGACAATTTCGAGAACCCTTTTCCTGCTATATTGGAAATACCATCTAAAGATCATCCATATGATCCATCAAAGGATTCTGTATTAAAGAAAGTCAGAAAACTATTTGGTGAAGCATga
- the DPC29 gene encoding post-initiation translation factor DPC29 (similar to Saccharomyces cerevisiae YGR021W; ancestral locus Anc_4.158) — MQLIRTVASRRYFSIVSILSSGHNKWSTIKHDKFKNDAIRNKQINKYVNQINVALKLQEESKLQAIIESAIKENVPKKVIENALNKSKQTLSGNLNVYEGIGPGGVKLIIEAQTDNKNRTIGLVRNIFNKRGHNLGPCLFDFNRVGKIWFHCSEDENALLEKLIDIEGFQDIMKDEDDFVIYCEPSRTYKIAKTLRDKYGYELNNTNIEYVPKDEMKVTLKDEETQESLGKFIDELKQVEDVIKVYSNEA, encoded by the coding sequence ATGCAACTTATAAGAACCGTAGCAAGTCGACGTTATTTTAGTattgtttcaatattaagCTCAGGACATAATAAATGGTCGACAATAAAACATGATAAGTTTAAGAACGATGCCATAAGGAACAAACAGATTAATAAGTATGTGAACCAAATAAATGTTGCCCTGAAGTTGCAGGAAGAATCGAAGTTACAGGCCATCATTGAAAGTGctataaaagaaaatgttcCCAAGAAAGTCATTGAGAATGCATTGAATAAATCCAAGCAGACTCTTTCGGGGAATCTGAACGTGTACGAAGGTATTGGTCCCGGTGGTGTGAAGCTAATAATTGAAGCTCAGACCGACAATAAGAACAGGACCATCGGGTTAGTGCGGAACATTTTTAATAAGAGAGGGCACAATTTAGGTCCCTGCCTGTTCGACTTCAATAGGGTAGGCAAAATCTGGTTTCATTGTAGTGAAGATGAGAATGCACTTTTGGAGAAGCTGATAGACATCGAGGGTTTCCAGGATATTATGAAAGACGAGGACGATTTTGTAATATACTGTGAACCCTCGAGAACTTATAAGATAGCAAAAACGTTGCGGGACAAGTACGGGTACGAATtaaataatactaatataGAGTACGTGCctaaagatgaaatgaaGGTTACATTGAAGGATGAAGAAACTCAAGAATCGCTAGGAAAATTCATTGACGAATTGAAGCAAGTGGAAGATGTTATAAAAGTTTATTCTAATGAGGCCTAA
- the MTL1 gene encoding Mtl1p (similar to Saccharomyces cerevisiae MTL1 (YGR023W) and MID2 (YLR332W); ancestral locus Anc_4.159): MAVGTRLALVAFLLLQNTNGQSFSRFEPSNSTISFGSTSSILQALSSKSPYSSATYIAQSALLVPSQTTEIYQGTTNTQVLSSIISSDMLKSSPISISPAVAASKLSSLTLVSSSIMAVPNTGLSAGSSEVVTTESTNHVIAVPTSSIKSFIIEEQSSYLLKSRESSTSEDISSSSKPSKTTSSLVTASESSSTTSNTASVSSSVASSISTYTISSSTNLPVTTSMSSQSNAMIIAESDIDSTITKIVSGRTILSNAYTVVTLTVANTPTAVTANAKSQSHTTVSGRNKKIILGCVLGLGIPIIILLVLLISYVLYTKRKNSKRLFNSDGKLVHLNDLESSNRYSNGTYYDEASTVHEYVEVEKKRTFSITNV; encoded by the coding sequence ATGGCTGTGGGGACAAGATTAGCGCTTGTGGCATTCTTGCTATTACAGAACACAAATGGGCAGAGTTTCTCTAGGTTTGAGCCTAGTAACTCGACTATCTCCTTTGGGAGCACTAGTTCGATTCTACAAGCACTCAGTTCAAAGTCACCGTATTCAAGTGCAACTTACATCGCTCAATCGGCCTTATTAGTACCATCGCAGACGACTGAGATTTATCAAGGAACTACAAATACTCAAGTTTTGTCATCAATAATAAGTTCAGATATGTTGAAATCATCGCCCATCTCTATTTCCCCCGCAGTGGCTGCTTCTAAGTTGTCTTCTTTAACACTTGTTTCTTCAAGTATAATGGCAGTGCCAAATACAGGTCTTTCAGCAGGTTCTTCGGAGGTGGTTACCACTGAAAGTACAAATCATGTCATTGCAGTACCCacttcttcaataaaatctttcatAATCGAGGAACAGTCCTCATATTTGCTAAAGTCAAGAGAATCCTCGACTAGCGAAGACatctcttcatcatcaaaacCCAGCAAAACTACTTCATCATTGGTCACAGCAAGTGAATCAAGTTCCACTACTTCAAATACAGCGAGTGTTTCATCCTCAGTTGCATCAAGCATCTCCACATATACAATATCCTCGAGCACTAATTTACCAGTCACAACGTCAATGAGCTCGCAAAGTAATGCGATGATTATAGCTGAATCTGACATTGACTCAACCATAACCAAAATAGTAAGTGGAAGGACGATACTATCAAATGCATATACTGTAGTGACGTTAACTGTTGCAAATACTCCTACTGCCGTCACAGCAAACGCAAAGAGTCAATCGCATACCACTGTCTCAGGAAGAAACAAGAAGATTATTTTGGGATGTGTATTGGGTCTGGGAATTCCAATAATTATATTGCTGGTGCTACTTATTTCGTACGTTTTATACACGAAGAGGAAAAATAGTAAGAGGTTATTCAATTCCGATGGAAAGCTTGTCCACTTGAATGATTTGGAATCATCCAATAGGTATTCAAATGGGACATATTACGATGAAGCTAGTACAGTGCATGAATATGTGGAGGTGGAGAAGAAAAGGACTTTTAGTATTACTAATGtttaa
- the RPS25A gene encoding 40S ribosomal protein eS25 (similar to Saccharomyces cerevisiae RPS25A (YGR027C) and RPS25B (YLR333C); ancestral locus Anc_4.163) — protein MPPKQQVSKAAKAAAAMAGGKKSKKKWSKKSHKDKAQHAVILDQEKYDRILKEVPTYRYVSVSVLVDRLKIGGSLARVALRDLESKGIIKPVSNHATQAIYTRAAAE, from the coding sequence ATGCCTCCAAAGCAACAAGTATCCAAGGCTGCCAAGGCTGCCGCAGCTATGGCTGGTGGTAAGAAATCTAAGAAGAAGTGGTCCAAGAAGTCTCACAAGGACAAGGCCCAACACGCTGTCATCTTagatcaagaaaaatacgATAGAATCTTGAAGGAAGTTCCAACTTACAGATACGTTTCTGTCTCTGTCTTAGTCGATAGATTAAAGATTGGTGGTTCTTTAGCCAGAGTTGCTTTAAGAGATTTAGAAAGCAAGGGTATCATCAAGCCAGTTTCTAACCACGCTACCCAAGCTATCTACACCAGAGCTGCTGCTGAATAA
- the KAFR0F03750 gene encoding uncharacterized protein (similar to Saccharomyces cerevisiae YGR026W; ancestral locus Anc_4.162) translates to MTRTIQVIRKKSEAKNLSDPLQRQKLAWTIGHVLTLGCGVLFSVTYFFHVLLFFKYRSWKWLFLRANKGYSIIHGGRWYHHVLRGSPTILFRLSLIGVFVTWAVTFIQDYQGSNPTWNDLLGVENFQALLIALLWFVGGGRSFYKLLPFMILSYMHLINKNNEFKKDSKDEDVKVTRENVKLLHLIAYSEVLVAVTLLLDAILFKTGTSGFMFVIYCCIYWLRLNFSPYAQVTLLRILSKFDKKIPPAHKHKWNTVKKFFFMRMKQHEKRKDIAKRTA, encoded by the coding sequence ATGACACGTACCATACAGGTGATCAGAAAAAAATCTGAAGCTAAGAATTTGAGTGATCCATTGCAAAGACAAAAATTAGCCTGGACCATCGGCCACGTACTAACACTAGGGTGTGGAGTGTTGTTTTCAGTAACGTACTTCTTCCATGTGCTTctattcttcaaatatcgTTCGTGGAAGTGGCTATTTTTAAGAGCTAACAAGGGTTATAGTATTATCCATGGGGGTAGATGGTACCACCATGTATTAAGAGGCTCACCAACGATCTTATTTAGGTTATCACTGATTGGCGTTTTTGTTACATGGGCAGTCACCTTTATACAAGATTATCAGGGCTCGAATCCAACCTGGAATGACTTACTGGGTGTAGAAAACTTTCAAGCCCTTTTAATTGCGTTACTATGGTTTGTCGGAGGTGGAAGGTCCTTCTACAAGTTGTTACCGTTCATGATCTTGAGTTATATGCATCTcatcaacaaaaataatgaatttaaaaagGATAGCAAGGATGAAGATGTTAAGGTCACCAGAGAAAATGTCAAATTGTTGCATCTAATTGCTTATTCTGAAGTTCTTGTTGCGGTTACTTTACTCTTAGATGccattcttttcaagaCAGGAACTTCTGGGTTCATGTTTGTCATTTATTGTTGCATTTATTGGTTAAGATTAAATTTCTCACCTTATGCTCAAGTGACTTTACTAAGGATCCTTTCCAAGTTTGATAAGAAGATCCCACCAGCCCATAAACACAAGTGGAACACTGTAAAGAAGTTTTTCTTCATGAGAATGAAACAACAtgagaagagaaaagaCATCGCCAAGAGAACCGCATGA
- the THG1 gene encoding tRNA guanylyltransferase (similar to Saccharomyces cerevisiae THG1 (YGR024C); ancestral locus Anc_4.161), with protein MAKSRFEYVREFETHDVLLPQTYIVVRIDGKKFHEFSKHYNFDKPNDIRALKLMNACAKNIILKYRNDLILAYGESDEYSFILKSDTTLFNRRRDKISSLFVSIFTSNYVALWPKFFSDLPLDIKHLPCFDSRCVVHPNLQSVKDYLSWRYVDTHINNLYNTTFWKLIQNCGMTPQESENRLSGTLSSDKQEILFKDCGINYNNEPEMFKKGSLITNKGEILHIDVIKSLDKIFEGF; from the coding sequence ATGGCAAAGTCGAGGTTTGAATATGTCAGAGAATTTGAAACACACGATGTTTTGTTGCCGCAGACTTATATAGTGGTGCGTATTGACGGTAAAAAGTTCCATGAATTCTCGAAACACTACAATTTCGATAAACCAAATGATATCAGAGCACTTAAACTGATGAATGCATGTGCTAAGAATATTATCTTGAAATATCGTAACGATCTTATTTTAGCATACGGTGAAAGTGATGAATATTCCTTTATTTTGAAGTCAGACACAACTTTATTCAATAGAAGACGAGATAAGATTTCCTCATTGTTTGTTTCCATATTCACTTCGAACTATGTGGCCTTGTggccaaaatttttcagtgaTCTCCCATTAGATATAAAACATTTACCTTGTTTTGACTCTCGGTGTGTCGTGCACCCAAATTTACAAAGCGTCAAAGATTATTTGAGTTGGAGATACGTTGACACGCACATTAATAACCTATATAACACTACATTCTGGAAGCTAATTCAGAATTGTGGTATGACACCACAGGAGTCTGAAAATAGGCTTTCAGGGACTTTGAGTAGTGACAAGCAAGAGATTTTATTCAAGGATTGTGGTATAAATTATAACAATGAACCAGAAATGTTCAAAAAAGGTTCTCTAATTACGAATAAAGGTGAAATTTTACATATTGACGTTATCAAAAGTTTggataaaatatttgaaggaTTTTAG
- the KAFR0F03770 gene encoding uncharacterized protein (ancestral locus Anc_4.160), protein MSTSIVYESCSKSFIQSYFATKTHIVIAEKETLRNKIVLKYINRNDVSKITILSTNIQSSKSVREISICNSFIILNLVTAIQIIKVGNLDESDSWNLSNYNDEINTIYTTNSDRDNALLIYIGTKLGNLIQVRYISELQRFDMLSSTSDLVADSINSIKGIENEIVLSSYDNFIYSKIEDKYEKQHCEIEDDDTNVVTWCHFIKLPKYSNSFLRFYAVHITNFGCQLYRRSTRGEWTLSQYFKKKQCHNEKSSSLDCFVKYLENDRILIISGSEVGKLYYWVYDFKNEVTTETKIVHLPEGKLIHSISMIDNDKIFFISNDNKCINALYI, encoded by the coding sequence ATGAGCACTTCAATTGTCTATGAATCATGTTCTAAAAGCTTCATACAATCATACTTCGCCACAAAAACACATATTGTCATTGCAGAAAAGGAAACTTTGAGGAACAAAATTGTActtaaatatattaatcGTAATgatgtttcaaaaataacaatattAAGTACAAACATTCAAAGCTCGAAAAGTGTTCGAGAAATAAGCATCTGCAAttcatttataattttaaatttggtaaCGGCTATACAAATTATCAAAGTAGGAAATCTAGACGAAAGCGATTCCTGGAATCTGTCCAACTACAACGATGAGATAAATACTATCTATACAACCAATTCTGATCGAGATAACGCTTTGCTCATTTATATTGGAACAAAATTGGGAAATTTGATTCAAGTAAGATATATTTCAGAACTTCAAAGGTTTGACATGCTGTCATCTACATCTGACTTGGTTGCAGATTCAATCAATAGTATCAAaggtattgaaaatgaaattgtacTTTCATCTTatgataatttcatttattcaaaaatcgAAGATAAATATGAGAAACAACATTGTGAgattgaagatgacgaCACGAACGTGGTAACGTGGTGTCATTTTATAAAGCTTCCGAAGTATAGTAATTCATTTCTTAGATTTTATGCTGTTCACATAACAAATTTCGGATGTCAGCTTTATAGGAGATCTACTAGAGGAGAATGGACTTTATCacaatatttcaaaaaaaagcagtgtcataatgaaaaatcatcatctttagactgttttgtaaaatatcttgaaaatgaCCGAATACTAATCATTTCAGGTAGCGAAGTGGGTAAATTATATTACTGGGTTTAcgattttaaaaatgaagtaaCTACTGAAACCAAAATAGTGCATCTTCCAGAAGGCAAGCTTATTCATTCAATTAGCAtgattgataatgataagaTCTTTTTTATTAGTAATGACAATAAATGTATAAATGCCTTGTATATATGA